From a single Phycisphaeraceae bacterium genomic region:
- a CDS encoding N-formylglutamate amidohydrolase, which translates to MTPGAVHLVVTCEHATRRVPERLRRAFRGQGALLKSHRGWDPGALAVSERVAAALSAPLFVGEVSRLVIELNRSIDSPSLFSATTAALDDSTRADLIARYYTPWRVAVKDHIERRAREGAVLHLSVHSFTPVLEGRTRELEIGLLFDPARAGEKAFCDRWRRELARADAGVDPWRVKMNQPYRGTSDGHTTALRRVFPADRYLGVEIEVRNDLIGSRPGQERVGGAIARSLRAAIGLG; encoded by the coding sequence GTGACGCCCGGCGCGGTTCACCTCGTCGTCACCTGCGAGCACGCGACCCGGCGCGTGCCCGAGCGGCTCCGCCGCGCGTTCCGGGGGCAGGGCGCGCTGCTGAAGAGCCATCGAGGCTGGGACCCCGGCGCGCTCGCGGTGAGCGAACGCGTCGCGGCGGCACTGAGCGCCCCGCTCTTCGTGGGCGAGGTCTCGCGCCTCGTGATCGAACTGAACCGGTCGATCGATTCGCCCTCGCTGTTCTCGGCGACGACGGCGGCGCTCGACGATTCGACGCGCGCCGACCTCATCGCGCGCTACTACACGCCCTGGCGCGTCGCGGTGAAGGATCACATCGAGCGCCGGGCGCGCGAGGGGGCGGTGCTGCACCTGTCGGTCCACTCGTTCACCCCGGTGCTCGAGGGCAGGACGCGCGAGCTGGAGATCGGGCTTCTGTTCGACCCGGCGCGCGCAGGAGAGAAGGCCTTCTGCGATCGGTGGAGGCGCGAGCTGGCGCGCGCCGACGCCGGCGTCGACCCGTGGCGCGTGAAGATGAACCAGCCCTATCGGGGCACGAGCGATGGGCACACGACCGCGCTGCGCCGGGTGTTCCCGGCGGACCGGTACCTGGGCGTCGAGATCGAGGTGCGCAACGACCTGATCGGGTCCAGGCCGGGGCAGGAACGCGTGGGCGGCGCGATCGCGCGGTCGCTGCGTGCGGCGATCGGGCTGGGCTGA
- a CDS encoding DUF4040 domain-containing protein, translated as MLLASIGILGVLAVLAPTIHRAIGERSGYVFASVPAALAAWMAVAAAPGVLAGEPVSESLVWVQGLNATLAARLDGLSLLFSMLVLGVGALVLLYASEYLKGHREIGRFYATLIGFMAAMLGLVLADNIVLLFIFWELTSITSYLLIGFDHDREKARKSALQALLVTGLGGLALLAGLILLAVQAGSWSVSEILANRDAWASGGAITGWTTALILMGVLTKSASFPFHFWLPGAMEAPTPVSAYLHSSTMVKAGVYLAARMTPAFDAVSFWNDALTLLGGFTLVFAAYLSTRETYFKKVLAYTTVSSLGGMLMLIGLGGEEGAAAACAYLLAHAMFKGALFLVAGCVDHGAHLKDIEKAGGLAKKMPFTAAAGAIAALSMAGLPLTLGFAGKELLLKTSLHAPAWKWYVVISASAAGVFFVVAAWMAGYRAFFAPAQDDAARDHAAHAHENGWRMLLGPLSLASLGIVAALAPWLFAEPMTRAAAGAVLGFEVDAWKSVHLDLGHMLAPGAALAISLGALVAGTGLYFARAPWRRATAPAHVLERVGPAQLYHWIYEGVLGFGRFQTRVLQNGSLSVYIKTVVGTLIALTVYAIWRSDVSIAPETIRPDVAGVEWALLLVLLGGAALCAMLVSRLAAVAALGAIGYGVAIIFVLYGAPDVAMTQFAVDTLTVIIFVLVIYHLPRFASLSSRRHKSFDLAVSTAFGGIMAVLMLIASELTPTRPVSDMIVERAYTEGYGRNVVNVILVDFRALDTLGEITVLGLAAVGVYTLMRLRQPGEGSA; from the coding sequence ATGCTGTTGGCATCGATCGGGATCCTGGGAGTGCTCGCGGTGCTGGCGCCGACGATCCATCGCGCGATCGGGGAGCGCAGCGGCTATGTGTTCGCGTCGGTTCCGGCGGCGCTCGCGGCGTGGATGGCGGTCGCGGCGGCGCCCGGGGTTCTCGCCGGCGAGCCGGTGAGCGAGTCGCTCGTCTGGGTGCAGGGGCTGAACGCGACGCTGGCGGCGCGTCTGGACGGCCTCTCCCTGTTGTTCAGCATGCTGGTGCTGGGCGTGGGAGCGCTGGTGCTGCTCTACGCGAGCGAGTACCTGAAGGGGCATCGCGAGATCGGGCGGTTCTACGCGACGCTGATCGGCTTCATGGCGGCGATGCTGGGGCTGGTGCTGGCGGACAACATCGTCCTGTTGTTTATCTTCTGGGAGCTGACGAGCATCACCTCGTACCTGCTCATCGGGTTCGATCACGATCGGGAGAAGGCGCGGAAGTCCGCGCTGCAGGCGCTGCTGGTGACGGGCCTGGGCGGGCTGGCGCTGCTGGCTGGTCTGATCCTGCTCGCGGTGCAGGCCGGCTCGTGGAGCGTGTCGGAGATCCTGGCGAACCGCGACGCGTGGGCTTCGGGCGGGGCGATCACGGGCTGGACGACGGCGCTGATCCTGATGGGCGTGCTCACGAAGAGCGCGTCGTTCCCGTTCCATTTCTGGCTGCCCGGCGCGATGGAGGCGCCCACGCCGGTGAGCGCGTACCTGCACTCGTCGACGATGGTGAAGGCGGGGGTGTATCTGGCGGCGCGGATGACCCCGGCGTTCGACGCGGTGTCGTTCTGGAACGACGCCCTGACGCTGCTGGGCGGTTTCACGCTGGTGTTCGCGGCGTACCTCTCGACGCGCGAGACGTATTTCAAGAAGGTGCTGGCGTACACCACGGTCAGCTCGCTGGGCGGGATGCTGATGCTGATCGGCCTGGGGGGCGAGGAGGGCGCCGCCGCGGCGTGCGCGTACCTGCTCGCGCACGCGATGTTCAAGGGCGCGCTGTTCCTCGTCGCCGGGTGCGTGGACCACGGGGCGCACCTCAAGGACATCGAGAAGGCCGGCGGTCTGGCGAAGAAGATGCCCTTCACGGCGGCGGCGGGCGCGATCGCGGCGCTGTCGATGGCCGGGCTGCCCCTGACGCTCGGGTTCGCCGGGAAAGAGCTGCTGCTCAAGACGAGTCTGCACGCGCCTGCGTGGAAGTGGTACGTGGTGATCAGCGCGTCGGCGGCGGGGGTTTTCTTCGTGGTCGCGGCGTGGATGGCCGGGTACCGCGCGTTCTTCGCCCCGGCGCAGGACGACGCGGCGCGCGACCACGCGGCCCACGCGCACGAGAACGGCTGGCGCATGCTGCTGGGCCCGCTCTCGCTGGCGTCGCTGGGCATCGTCGCGGCGCTGGCGCCGTGGCTGTTCGCCGAGCCGATGACCCGGGCGGCGGCGGGGGCGGTGCTGGGCTTCGAGGTCGACGCGTGGAAGTCCGTGCACCTGGACCTGGGCCACATGCTGGCGCCCGGGGCGGCGCTGGCGATCAGCCTGGGCGCGCTGGTGGCGGGCACGGGTCTGTATTTCGCGAGGGCCCCGTGGCGGCGTGCGACCGCGCCGGCGCATGTGCTCGAGCGCGTGGGGCCTGCGCAGCTGTATCACTGGATCTACGAGGGCGTGCTCGGCTTCGGCAGGTTCCAGACGCGCGTGCTGCAGAACGGCTCGCTGAGCGTGTACATCAAGACCGTCGTGGGGACGCTCATCGCCCTGACGGTCTACGCGATCTGGCGGAGCGACGTGAGCATCGCGCCCGAGACGATCCGGCCCGACGTGGCCGGCGTCGAGTGGGCGCTGCTGCTGGTGCTGCTGGGCGGCGCGGCGCTGTGCGCGATGCTGGTGTCGCGCCTGGCGGCGGTCGCGGCGCTGGGGGCGATCGGCTACGGCGTGGCGATCATCTTCGTGCTGTACGGCGCGCCCGATGTCGCGATGACCCAGTTCGCGGTCGACACCCTGACCGTCATCATCTTCGTGCTCGTGATCTATCACCTGCCCCGGTTCGCGTCTCTCTCGTCGAGGCGCCATAAGTCGTTCGACCTGGCGGTCTCGACGGCGTTCGGCGGGATCATGGCGGTTCTGATGCTCATCGCGTCCGAGCTGACGCCCACCCGCCCGGTCTCCGACATGATCGTGGAGCGGGCGTACACCGAGGGCTACGGTCGCAACGTGGTGAACGTGATCCTGGTCGACTTCCGCGCGCTCGACACGCTGGGTGAGATCACGGTGCTCGGGCTGGCGGCGGTTGGCGTGTACACGCTCATGCGCCTGCGCCAGCCGGGGGAGGGGTCGGCGTGA
- a CDS encoding RimK family protein, producing the protein MISLIVLDNPKKFPLELPAGAVSGGGVEVVSAQDYVTHSRFSAMRRAKVYNLCRSYKYQTLGYYVSLLAQARGHRPLPSIKTIQDLRMQPIIRIASQDADKLLQEAFKGIKSDHFDLSIYFGRNMAKRYDRLATALFNQFPAPFLRGTFRRHEADQWELESLRVIALSDIPENHRPFAAEQAQRYFANPRRAPSPKPSKYDLAILVEPDEKLPPSDAKAIEKFVEAAEEQGFSVELIEREDFGRVAEFDALFIRVTTGVNHYTYRFARRAAAEGLVVIDDPDSIVRCTNKVFLAELVDRHRLRAPKTVIFGEQNASLVAERIGFPCVVKEPDGSFSTGVKKFETREAFEKAIEQLFEQSELLLAQEFVPTPYDWRVGVLDGEPLYVCKYHMARAHWQIIKHDDGGGAALEGAVETFPVADAPEAVVQLGVKAARAIGEGLYGVDIKEVRGRPMVIEINDNPNIDHGYEDRVLGDDLYRRVISHFTKRLEARRSRTH; encoded by the coding sequence ATGATCTCGCTCATCGTGCTCGACAACCCGAAGAAGTTCCCGCTGGAGCTCCCCGCCGGGGCGGTGTCCGGTGGCGGCGTCGAGGTCGTGTCGGCGCAGGACTACGTGACGCACAGCCGCTTCAGCGCGATGCGCCGCGCGAAGGTGTACAACCTCTGCCGCTCCTACAAGTACCAGACGCTCGGGTACTACGTTTCGCTGCTGGCGCAGGCGCGCGGGCACAGGCCGCTGCCCTCGATCAAGACGATCCAGGACCTGCGGATGCAGCCGATCATCCGCATCGCGTCGCAGGACGCCGACAAACTGCTGCAGGAGGCGTTCAAGGGCATCAAGTCCGACCACTTCGACCTGAGCATCTATTTCGGTCGCAACATGGCGAAGCGGTACGACCGGCTGGCGACCGCGCTGTTCAACCAGTTCCCTGCGCCCTTCCTGCGCGGGACCTTCCGTCGCCACGAGGCGGACCAGTGGGAGCTGGAGTCGCTGCGCGTCATCGCGCTGTCGGACATCCCCGAGAACCACCGTCCGTTCGCGGCCGAGCAGGCGCAGCGCTACTTCGCGAACCCGCGCCGGGCGCCCTCGCCCAAGCCGAGCAAGTACGACCTGGCGATCCTCGTCGAGCCGGACGAGAAGCTGCCCCCCAGCGACGCGAAGGCGATCGAGAAGTTCGTGGAGGCGGCCGAGGAGCAGGGCTTCAGCGTCGAGCTGATCGAGCGCGAGGACTTCGGGCGCGTCGCTGAGTTCGACGCGCTGTTCATCCGCGTCACGACGGGGGTGAACCACTACACCTACCGCTTCGCGCGCCGGGCGGCGGCGGAGGGGCTGGTGGTCATCGACGACCCCGACAGCATCGTGCGATGCACGAACAAGGTGTTCCTCGCCGAACTGGTCGACCGGCACCGCCTGCGCGCGCCCAAGACGGTCATCTTCGGCGAGCAGAACGCCTCGCTCGTCGCCGAGCGGATCGGCTTCCCGTGCGTGGTGAAAGAGCCCGACGGCTCGTTCAGCACGGGCGTGAAGAAGTTCGAGACGCGCGAGGCGTTCGAGAAGGCCATCGAGCAGCTCTTCGAGCAGTCCGAGCTGCTGCTGGCGCAGGAGTTCGTGCCGACGCCCTACGACTGGCGCGTGGGCGTGCTCGACGGCGAGCCGCTGTACGTGTGCAAGTACCACATGGCGCGCGCGCACTGGCAGATCATCAAGCACGACGACGGCGGCGGCGCGGCCCTCGAGGGCGCGGTCGAGACCTTCCCCGTCGCCGACGCGCCCGAAGCGGTGGTGCAGCTGGGCGTGAAGGCCGCCCGCGCCATCGGCGAGGGGCTCTACGGCGTGGACATCAAAGAGGTCCGCGGCCGCCCCATGGTGATCGAGATCAACGACAACCCCAACATCGACCACGGCTACGAGGACCGCGTGCTGGGGGACGACCTGTACCGGCGCGTCATCTCGCACTTCACCAAGCGACTCGAGGCGCGCCGGTCGCGCACGCACTGA
- a CDS encoding DUF418 domain-containing protein — translation MTTAPSAMDTPPPPPPPAPPASPASARATPALGSDRISSIDTLRGFALLGILPMNIPFFAYYTFVFFNPALQGGFEGANLAAWLFGHVFFEFKMMTIFSALFGAGIIVFTTRAEQRTGKSAGLFYRRLGWLLFFGLIHAYLIWEGDILVSYAICGMVAFLFRKLSVKWLLVIAGALLMVAPMINVVFGTFMELMRSAAQAVEAGTAEEWQNGFADAWPEMQKGFVATEEVLAEQRAAFTGGYLDLLPQRASQAAMFQFFMIPLWGIWRVTAVMLLGMVALKTGVFSNLRSAAFYRKMLVVGYGLGLPLAGVSGWLHAAKGFDIVRWYMLDSHFNYFGSLLVASGHVALVMLIIRAGALRWLTARLAAVGQMAFSNYIAHSVICSLVFYGYGLGMWGEVSRVGLWGIVLLIWTAQLVWSPIWLARFRFGPLEWMWRSLTYWKRQPMLRAA, via the coding sequence ATGACGACCGCCCCCAGCGCGATGGACACCCCGCCCCCGCCCCCGCCCCCGGCGCCCCCGGCGTCCCCCGCGTCTGCGCGCGCCACGCCGGCGCTGGGCTCCGATCGCATCTCCTCCATCGACACGCTGCGCGGCTTCGCGCTGCTGGGCATCCTGCCCATGAACATCCCGTTCTTCGCCTACTACACCTTCGTCTTCTTCAACCCGGCGCTGCAGGGGGGCTTCGAGGGCGCAAACCTGGCCGCCTGGCTCTTCGGGCATGTCTTCTTCGAGTTCAAGATGATGACCATCTTCTCCGCCCTCTTCGGCGCAGGGATCATCGTCTTCACCACCCGCGCCGAGCAGCGCACCGGGAAGTCCGCCGGCCTCTTCTACCGCCGCCTCGGGTGGCTCCTCTTCTTCGGCCTCATCCATGCCTACCTCATCTGGGAAGGCGACATCCTCGTCTCGTACGCGATCTGCGGCATGGTCGCGTTCCTCTTCCGCAAACTCTCCGTCAAGTGGCTCCTGGTCATCGCCGGCGCACTCCTGATGGTCGCGCCCATGATCAACGTGGTCTTCGGCACGTTCATGGAGCTGATGCGCAGCGCGGCGCAGGCCGTCGAAGCCGGAACCGCCGAGGAATGGCAGAACGGCTTCGCCGACGCGTGGCCCGAGATGCAGAAGGGCTTCGTCGCCACCGAAGAAGTCCTCGCAGAGCAGCGCGCCGCGTTCACCGGGGGATACCTGGATCTCCTGCCCCAGCGCGCGTCGCAGGCCGCGATGTTCCAGTTTTTCATGATCCCCCTGTGGGGCATCTGGCGCGTCACCGCGGTGATGCTGCTGGGCATGGTCGCCCTCAAGACGGGCGTCTTCAGCAACCTGCGCTCGGCCGCCTTCTATCGCAAGATGCTCGTGGTCGGCTACGGCCTGGGCCTGCCCCTCGCCGGCGTCAGCGGCTGGCTCCACGCCGCCAAGGGCTTCGACATCGTCCGCTGGTACATGCTCGACAGCCATTTCAACTACTTCGGCTCGCTCCTTGTCGCGTCCGGGCATGTCGCGCTGGTCATGCTGATCATCCGCGCCGGCGCGCTGCGATGGCTCACCGCACGACTGGCCGCCGTCGGGCAGATGGCGTTCTCGAACTACATCGCGCACTCGGTGATCTGCTCGCTCGTCTTCTACGGCTACGGTCTCGGCATGTGGGGCGAGGTGAGCCGCGTCGGGCTGTGGGGCATCGTGCTGCTGATCTGGACCGCGCAGCTCGTCTGGAGCCCCATCTGGCTCGCGCGCTTCCGCTTCGGCCCGCTCGAGTGGATGTGGCGCTCGCTCACCTACTGGAAGCGCCAGCCGATGCTCCGCGCCGCATGA